Genomic DNA from Methanocalculus natronophilus:
TGTATTTTCATCAACGCTCATAGGACGGCTTTTAATCCCTGTTCGACTTTGGATCCATTCATCGGATGTATCAACGATTTGTTCCATCATCTCGTTGGTCACAACATTTTTAGGGACATAAGCGCCCGAGCCTAATATTTGTGTATATTTCATAATTTAAACTCCTTTTAAGTTATCATAATTGAAGCGTTGGAAAAACCCCATTTTTCTGAATTTTGTGTATCGTGCGGTTTTAATTTCATATCCACTGAAATCTTGATAATGCGTTAAGGCTTCTTTTAAAGTTTTATCAATCGCTTCAAACGCTTTTTCTTGATAGTGGTGTGCGCCACCAATTGGTTCTTTTATAATGCCATCTATGACCCCTAATTCTTCTAAGTCATAACTTGTAAGTTTCATCACTTCCGCAGCTTTTTGTGCTTTTTTAGCATCTTTCCATAAAATAGACGCATAGCCTTCTGGGGATAAAATCGAATAAATTGAATTTTCTAGCATATACACTTCATTCGCTACGCCAATTG
This window encodes:
- a CDS encoding carboxyl transferase domain-containing protein, with amino-acid sequence QGEAIARNLFEMSALEVPIISIVIGEGGSGGALAIGVANEVYMLENSIYSILSPEGYASILWKDAKKAQKAAEVMKLTSYDLEELGVIDGIIKEPIGGAHHYQEKAFEAIDKTLKEALTHYQDFSGYEIKTARYTKFRKMGFFQRFNYDNLKGV